Proteins encoded by one window of Salvia splendens isolate huo1 chromosome 5, SspV2, whole genome shotgun sequence:
- the LOC121803821 gene encoding B3 domain-containing protein REM1-like, with the protein MDYLRLPSFMKKTSIEHCLNELRIPPEFVALHGAHLPFDCRLVTPRGRSWPVRVLNIASGCHFHTGWADFRLTNNIIHDDVLTFTMVDAGIFHVKRYNPRTGCPRVNDLQGDDVYGDADHSDAPDVETSDDYVPSDTEVVDSSDENEYAPDQGVLADDGCPTFSVTLDSSNISRTLEIPMAFWRRHIRMISLQDPVYFNVNGDSWFIFLDHSDTKIWVKRGWRRFKAANHLVVGVRCHFKLIDRNDVQFYVWFDRP; encoded by the exons ATGGATTACCTCAGACTCCCTTCGTTTATGAAGAAGACCTCGATAGAGCATTGCTTGAATGAGCTG CGAATTCCACCAGAATTTGTGGCTCTTCATGGAGCGCATCTCCCTTTCGACTGTCGTCTTGTCACCCCCCGGGGAAGGTCTTGGCCTGTGAGAGTGTTGAACATTGCGAGTGGTTGCCATTTCCACACTGGATGGGCCGACTTTCGTCTCACTAACAATATCATTCACGACGACGTACTTACATTCACTATGGTCGACGCAGGCATATTTCATGTGAAGCGATATAACCCGAGGACGGGTTGTCCTCGGGTTAATGATTTACAAG GAGATGATGTTTACGGAGACGCCGACCACAGTGATGCCCCGGATGTCGAAACCTCAGACGACTATGTGCCGTCAGACACGGAGGTTGTCGACTCATCAGATGAGAACGAGTATGCGCCGGACCAAGGAGTTTTAGCAGATGATGGTTGCCCAACTTTCTCTGTAACATTGGACAGCTCGAACATATCTCGTACTTTAGAGATACCGATGGCATTTTGGCGCCGCCACATTCGGATGATCAGCCTGCAAGACCCGGTGTACTTCAACGTGAACGGAGACTCTTGGTTCATCTTTCTCGACCACAGTGATACCAAGATTTGGGTGAAGCGCGGCTGGAGACGTTTCAAAGCTGCAAATCATCTCGTGGTTGGTGTGCGTTGCCACTTCAAACTCATTGATCGCAATGATGTCCAGTTTTATGTGTGGTTCGATCGGCCTTAA
- the LOC121803822 gene encoding serine/threonine-protein kinase AGC1-7-like has product MSKDVAYELKTNEASREDEMAKGYANPCEPVSVKPHTFPCPLPTSRNPNITSPGTMAKSSISQGWGSRSDSLESTSSAPIKPHTGGDVRWDAISCANSRDSPLGLTNFRLLKRLGYGDIGSVYLVELRGSTSFFAMKVMDKASLASQNKLLRAQTEREILGLLDHPFLPTLYSYFETDKFYCLVMEFCSGGNLHSLRQKQPNKHFTEEAARFYASEVLLALEYLHMLGIVYRDLKPENVLVREEGHIMLSDFDLSLHCSVNPTLVKSSSTHATTDAILDDENAVRGCIQPSGFLPYFLPRQKNRKSKSDFGLGSNQNSIPELMAEPTNVRSMSFVGTHEYLAPEIIRGEGHGSAVDRWTFGIFLYELLHGTTPFKGAGNRATLFNVVGQPLKFPEGPQVSSTTKDLIKGLLIKEPQKRIAYKRGATEIKQHPFFEGVNWALVRCATPPHVPEPVDFKQFASKDPPQSDKKIEDSDKNQNQTSSADSSYVEFEYF; this is encoded by the exons ATGTCCAAGGATGTAGCTTATGAATTGAAG ACGAACGAGGCTAGCAGAGAAGACGAGATGGCGAAGGGATATGCAAATCCGTGTGAGCCTGTATCCGTAAAACCTCACACATTCCCCTGCCCTCTCCCAACATCGAGAAACCCAAACATAACATCCCCGGGCACCATGGCCAAGAGCAGCATATCGCAGGGGTGGGGCAGCAGAAGCGACAGTCTGGAAAGCACGAGCAGCGCCCCCATCAAGCCCCACACGGGGGGCGATGTCAGATGGGACGCCATAAGTTGCGCCAATTCAAGAGACTCGCCTCTCGGGCTGACCAATTTCCGTCTCTTGAAGAGGCTCGGGTATGGAGACATTGGGAGCGTCTACCTTGTTGAGCTCCGAGGGAGCACCAGTTTCTTCGCCATGAAGGTTATGGATAAGGCCTCTCTCGCTAGCCAGAATAAGCTGCTTCGGGCGCAGACCGAGAGGGAGATTCTTGGTCTACTCGACCACCCTTTCTTACCCACCCTTTATTCTTACTTTGAGAC TGACAAGTTCTATTGCTTGGTCATGGAGTTCTGCAGTGGGGGTAACCTTCATTCCCTTCGCCAGAAGCAGCCCAACAAGCATTTTACAGAGGAGGCTGCCAG ATTCTATGCCTCAGAGGTGCTGTTAGCGCTTGAGTACCTCCACATGCTAGGAATCGTGTACCGTGATCTGAAGCCCGAAAACGTATTAGTACGAGAGGAGGGACACATCATGCTATCCGACTTCGACCTATCCCTCCACTGCTCCGTCAACCCAACGCTCGTCAAATCCTCGTCCACGCACGCCACAACAGACGCCATCTTAGACGATGAAAACGCCGTCCGCGGCTGCATCCAGCCATCCGGCTTCCTCCCCTACTTCCTCCCAAGGCAGAAAAACCGCAAATCCAAGTCCGATTTCGGCCTAGGCAGCAACCAAAACTCCATCCCGGAGCTCATGGCCGAGCCCACCAACGTCCGCTCCATGTCCTTCGTCGGGACCCACGAGTACCTCGCCCCAGAGATCATCCGGGGCGAGGGCCACGGGAGCGCCGTGGACCGGTGGACGTTCGGCATCTTCTTATACGAGCTCCTCCACGGGACGACCCCATTCAAGGGGGCCGGGAACCGCGCCACGCTTTTTAACGTCGTCGGGCAGCCGCTCAAGTTCCCGGAAGGCCCGCAAGTGAGCTCCACGACGAAGGATCTTATAAAGGGGTTGTTGATCAAGGAGCCGCAGAAGAGGATCGCCTACAAGAGGGGCGCCACCGAGATCAAGCAGCACCCCTTCTTCGAGGGGGTGAACTGGGCGCTTGTTAGATGCGCAACGCCTCCGCACGTGCCGGAACCCGTTGATTTCAAGCAGTTTGCCAGTAAAGATCCACCGCAATCCGATAAGAAGATTGAGGACAGTGATAAGAACCAGAACCAGACCTCCTCGGCTGACTCTTCCTATGTTGAGTTTGAGTATTTTTAA